In a single window of the Arachis hypogaea cultivar Tifrunner chromosome 6, arahy.Tifrunner.gnm2.J5K5, whole genome shotgun sequence genome:
- the LOC112695886 gene encoding uncharacterized protein isoform X2 codes for MLPSVNSSSLLLPIAVSITEPLFLPLTLSRIRFALLIFLARTQKGQRCKTHLRVPIFAAVPLRPSVPAASRFPLPRLCFVGNAENIMKEAGPVSMTFDIPMYHALRLQARDLISKITEERNSIIDQNKKPQQELVLAATQVLGQEGQSWFQGTADAISYHVLYLV; via the exons ATGCTTCCCTCAGTCAATTCCAGTAGTCTCCTCCTTCCTATTGCTGTGTCCATCACTGAGCCGCTTTTCCTCCCTCTAACACTG TCAAGAATTAGATTCGCACTTCTTATCTTCCTCGCGCGAACACAAAAGGGGCAGAGGTGCAAAACACACCTCCGCGTGCCAATCTTTGCCGCCGTTCCCCTCCGCCCGTCAGTACCAGCTGCATCGCGCTTTCCGTTGCCG AGGCTCTGTTTTGTTGGAAATGCAGAAAATATCATGAAGGAGGCAGGGCCTGTTAGCATGACCTTTGATATACCAATGTATCATGCTTTAAGGCTTCAG GCAAGGGATCTTATTTCGAAGATCACCGAGGAGAGGAATTCTATTATTGATCAAAATAAAAAACCTCAGCAAGAACTG GTTCTTGCAGCCACTCAAGTTCTAGGTCAGGAGGGTCAAAGTTGGTTTCAGGGTACTGCTGATGCTATTTCATATCATGTGCTTTATTTAGTCTAA
- the LOC112695886 gene encoding uncharacterized protein isoform X1 translates to MLPSVNSSSLLLPIAVSITEPLFLPLTLSRIRFALLIFLARTQKGQRCKTHLRVPIFAAVPLRPSVPAASRFPLPRLCFVGNAENIMKEAGPVSMTFDIPMYHALRLQARDLISKITEERNSIIDQNKKPQQELDPRAKNIEDVLMLSGDHRLYRMNYIDLIQVYRESKADLCIDCKRRCGWKVGFFVGDTINMFM, encoded by the exons ATGCTTCCCTCAGTCAATTCCAGTAGTCTCCTCCTTCCTATTGCTGTGTCCATCACTGAGCCGCTTTTCCTCCCTCTAACACTG TCAAGAATTAGATTCGCACTTCTTATCTTCCTCGCGCGAACACAAAAGGGGCAGAGGTGCAAAACACACCTCCGCGTGCCAATCTTTGCCGCCGTTCCCCTCCGCCCGTCAGTACCAGCTGCATCGCGCTTTCCGTTGCCG AGGCTCTGTTTTGTTGGAAATGCAGAAAATATCATGAAGGAGGCAGGGCCTGTTAGCATGACCTTTGATATACCAATGTATCATGCTTTAAGGCTTCAG GCAAGGGATCTTATTTCGAAGATCACCGAGGAGAGGAATTCTATTATTGATCAAAATAAAAAACCTCAGCAAGAACTG GATCCAAGAGCAAAGAACATTGAGGATGTATTGATGCTTTCAGGGGATCACCGCCTGTACAGAATGAACTACATAGATTTGATTCAA GTTTACCGGGAGAGCAAAGCTGATTTATGTATTGACTGTAAAAGGAGGTGTGGGTGGAAGGTTGGTTTCTTTGTTGGAGACACTATTAACATGTTTATGTAG
- the LOC112695886 gene encoding uncharacterized protein isoform X3, producing MLPSVNSSSLLLPIAVSITEPLFLPLTLSRIRFALLIFLARTQKGQRCKTHLRVPIFAAVPLRPSVPAASRFPLPARDLISKITEERNSIIDQNKKPQQELDPRAKNIEDVLMLSGDHRLYRMNYIDLIQVYRESKADLCIDCKRRCGWKVGFFVGDTINMFM from the exons ATGCTTCCCTCAGTCAATTCCAGTAGTCTCCTCCTTCCTATTGCTGTGTCCATCACTGAGCCGCTTTTCCTCCCTCTAACACTG TCAAGAATTAGATTCGCACTTCTTATCTTCCTCGCGCGAACACAAAAGGGGCAGAGGTGCAAAACACACCTCCGCGTGCCAATCTTTGCCGCCGTTCCCCTCCGCCCGTCAGTACCAGCTGCATCGCGCTTTCCGTTGCCG GCAAGGGATCTTATTTCGAAGATCACCGAGGAGAGGAATTCTATTATTGATCAAAATAAAAAACCTCAGCAAGAACTG GATCCAAGAGCAAAGAACATTGAGGATGTATTGATGCTTTCAGGGGATCACCGCCTGTACAGAATGAACTACATAGATTTGATTCAA GTTTACCGGGAGAGCAAAGCTGATTTATGTATTGACTGTAAAAGGAGGTGTGGGTGGAAGGTTGGTTTCTTTGTTGGAGACACTATTAACATGTTTATGTAG
- the LOC140173567 gene encoding uncharacterized protein, with amino-acid sequence METRVIFYEMDPPYIYEDIVQHRFYVVAAEIRTRMYILRDHPFHHPIDTPQFNPDMPYEFPLQWLHPNAPFHPFHDGPVPHQHPDPPANQANPEPEPMEEHFPEHVPEEDIPVEQISVSSSEPSSEEPLTASISGPASAGQTSSTSASAPSEIIEISDDKDEDPEECSDVVVISSDDDT; translated from the coding sequence atggagaccAGAGTTATATTTTACGAGATggaccctccctatatatacgagGATATTGTACAGCATAGGTTTTATGTAGTAGCTGCGGAGATTAGGACTCGTATGTACATTTTGCGTGATCATCCTTTCCATCACCCGATTGACACTCCACAGTTTAACCCCGACATGCCCTATGAGTTCCCACTGCAGTGGCTCCACCCGAATGCTCCATTTCACCCGTTTCATGATGGGCCGGTGCCTCACCAGCATCCCGATCCGCCTGCGAATCAGGCGAACCCTGAGCCTGAGCCCATGGAGGAGCATTTTCCAGAGCATGTACCGGAGGAGGACATCCCAGTGGAGCAGATCTCAGTATCTTCATCCGAGCCATCTTCTGAGGAGCCGCTTACCGCCTCTATTAGTGGACCGGCGAGTGCTGGTCAGACCAGTAGCACGAGTGCCAGCGCCCCTTCTGAGATTATAGAGATTTCCGATGACAAGGACGAGGACCCTGAGGAGTGTTCTGATGTGGTTGTGATCTCCTCTGACGATGATACCTGA